Proteins encoded together in one Citromicrobium bathyomarinum window:
- a CDS encoding OmpA family protein, producing the protein MYRLFMLIAACLSCAACDKPSLYETKLAALPELQQEEGKLRLKECDRLEETIASSQDFSVGGRGAGFGFQLRSAEFKNSSAKDQYLLSLLNTVKVCREWAVFEASQEEFDNAFLAMVDVAANSFDAQVVSIDEKISGLIAAYRSNGSVGRNERIRAGEVESLRKLAAQQRTVEQRLATIEGLLTNPRPPSNAMSVIDTGSLLEGQWRIMFDRGSDRVNPDQIERVRGEVAAMRERCELWRASVIGYSSIVGGEEINDALAARRARNVHRSLAINPDDDWAIGGAGETQMFGSEEALNRAVRIRAWCKVRVE; encoded by the coding sequence ATGTATCGGCTCTTCATGCTCATTGCCGCCTGCCTGTCTTGCGCGGCTTGCGATAAGCCCTCGCTGTACGAGACCAAATTGGCCGCTCTGCCAGAGCTCCAGCAGGAGGAAGGGAAGCTTCGCCTAAAGGAGTGCGATCGTCTGGAGGAGACGATCGCCAGTTCGCAGGATTTCTCGGTTGGCGGACGGGGAGCCGGTTTCGGCTTCCAGCTACGCAGCGCGGAATTCAAGAACTCGTCGGCGAAAGATCAGTACCTTCTGTCCCTTCTGAACACCGTCAAGGTGTGTCGCGAGTGGGCGGTATTCGAAGCATCCCAAGAAGAGTTCGATAACGCGTTCCTCGCCATGGTGGATGTGGCCGCGAACAGTTTCGATGCCCAAGTCGTGTCGATAGACGAAAAGATCAGCGGCCTGATCGCCGCCTACCGATCGAATGGGTCGGTCGGTCGGAATGAGCGAATCCGGGCGGGCGAAGTCGAATCCTTGCGCAAGCTGGCCGCCCAGCAGCGCACGGTCGAGCAGAGACTGGCAACCATCGAAGGTCTTCTGACAAATCCGCGACCGCCGTCGAACGCGATGTCCGTTATCGATACGGGCTCCCTTCTTGAGGGCCAATGGCGAATAATGTTCGATCGAGGGTCAGACCGGGTGAACCCGGATCAGATTGAAAGGGTGCGCGGTGAGGTGGCCGCCATGCGGGAGCGATGCGAATTATGGCGCGCAAGCGTGATCGGTTACTCCAGCATAGTTGGGGGAGAAGAGATCAACGATGCCCTTGCCGCCCGACGCGCTAGGAACGTTCATCGATCGCTCGCCATAAATCCGGACGACGACTGGGCTATCGGTGGGGCAGGTGAGACGCAAATGTTCGGCTCGGAAGAAGCTCTGAATCGAGCGGTTCGAATCCGGGCGTGGTGCAAGGTCCGCGTCGAGTAG
- a CDS encoding efflux transporter outer membrane subunit — translation MIRTLALLSAATALSACASLDPYPVDRPVIAPQAYAADLPPSGVAENWWQGFGDSVLDDLVEQGLTANLDIAIARDRLRAADALLQAERADRLPRLDGAADAAIGIGTSDSDSASIGLLGTFDPDISGRLSAQIRAAAADYAQAEYILADQRRLVAAAIAAQYIEYRRTGAQLELLAQSTELQERTLRIVTLRFEAGLAANLDVRRAAADLAQTRARRGLIEIARAGAANRLAILLGQSPGLFTPPPAPGEQTIPDYAGGPPAGTPADLLRRRADVLAAEAALLRASAIVGAEQADLRPSLTIPASVTLGDGSIGGILDEFIASIGAALDLPLFDGGRRRAEVDAARAEADARFGEYRLTFLEALGEVENALVALDANGQRIDALSEAIEQSEAALEQSDALYREGLATLFDVLDAQRQLIASRQSLIDSQAALATSFISFHAAIGAPDGGLR, via the coding sequence ATGATCCGCACTCTTGCTCTCCTGTCGGCGGCCACGGCGCTGTCGGCCTGCGCCTCGCTCGATCCCTATCCGGTCGATCGTCCGGTCATCGCGCCGCAGGCCTATGCGGCAGATTTGCCGCCCAGCGGGGTGGCGGAGAACTGGTGGCAGGGGTTCGGGGATTCTGTGCTCGACGATCTGGTCGAGCAGGGCCTCACCGCCAATCTCGACATTGCCATTGCGCGCGACCGGCTGCGCGCGGCGGATGCGCTGCTGCAGGCGGAGCGTGCGGATCGCCTGCCCCGCCTCGACGGTGCAGCGGATGCGGCGATCGGCATCGGGACCTCCGACAGCGATTCCGCCAGCATCGGTCTGCTGGGCACGTTCGATCCGGACATTTCCGGACGTCTCTCGGCACAGATCCGTGCCGCCGCCGCCGACTATGCGCAGGCGGAGTATATCCTCGCCGATCAGCGCAGGCTGGTCGCCGCTGCCATCGCCGCGCAATATATCGAATATCGCCGCACCGGCGCGCAGCTGGAGCTGCTGGCGCAATCGACTGAGTTGCAGGAGCGCACGCTCAGGATCGTGACCCTGCGGTTCGAGGCGGGGCTGGCCGCCAATCTCGATGTGCGCCGCGCGGCCGCCGACCTCGCACAGACGCGCGCGCGGCGCGGCCTGATCGAGATTGCGCGCGCGGGCGCCGCCAACCGTCTGGCGATCCTGCTGGGGCAGTCGCCCGGTCTCTTCACCCCGCCGCCTGCGCCGGGCGAACAGACGATCCCCGATTATGCCGGCGGGCCGCCTGCGGGCACGCCTGCGGACCTGCTCCGTCGGCGGGCCGACGTGCTCGCCGCCGAGGCAGCGCTGCTGCGCGCCTCGGCAATCGTCGGGGCGGAGCAGGCGGACCTGCGCCCCTCGCTGACCATTCCAGCCAGCGTGACACTGGGCGACGGCAGTATTGGCGGCATCCTCGACGAATTCATCGCCAGCATCGGCGCCGCGCTCGATCTGCCGCTGTTCGACGGAGGCCGCAGGCGTGCCGAGGTGGACGCTGCGCGGGCCGAGGCGGATGCGCGCTTCGGCGAATACCGCCTGACATTTCTCGAAGCGCTGGGTGAGGTCGAAAATGCGCTCGTCGCGCTGGACGCCAATGGCCAGCGGATCGATGCGCTCAGCGAAGCGATCGAGCAGAGCGAAGCTGCGCTGGAACAGTCGGACGCGCTTTACCGCGAAGGCCTGGCGACCTTGTTCGACGTGCTCGATGCCCAACGCCAGCTGATCGCGAGCCGGCAATCGCTTATCGACAGTCAGGCTGCGCTGGCAACGTCCTTCATATCGTTCCACGCGGCGATTGGCGCGCCGGATGGTGGGCTGCGTTAG